One Psychrobacillus glaciei genomic region harbors:
- a CDS encoding tyrosine-protein phosphatase gives MLVDIHNHILPGLDDGAQSMEEAILLAANAVANGVTHIIATPHHLNGKYMNSSIVVKEAVASIFRELSNKNIPVKILPGQEIHLTPNILEDLDNNLLTLANSGKYILIELPYNHIPAQTLESFYQIQLKGYIPIIAHPERNSELRRNKQLLYEFVNKGALIQITASSLIGANGRSLKMYTKKLIKHNLVHFISSDAHHYVKRPFLLKKAYQYVEKKFSESHVTYFSENAKHVLFGTEFLPLPPVGFKKSRHL, from the coding sequence GTGCTTGTAGATATCCATAATCACATTTTACCAGGACTAGATGACGGAGCACAGTCCATGGAGGAAGCAATATTACTAGCTGCAAATGCAGTTGCAAATGGGGTAACACATATAATTGCTACTCCGCATCATTTGAATGGAAAATATATGAACTCTTCTATAGTAGTGAAAGAAGCAGTAGCAAGTATATTTAGAGAGCTATCCAACAAAAATATTCCTGTGAAAATTCTTCCTGGGCAAGAAATCCATTTAACTCCGAATATTCTTGAAGATTTAGATAATAATTTATTAACCTTGGCAAACAGTGGCAAATATATATTAATAGAATTACCTTACAACCATATTCCTGCTCAAACTTTAGAATCCTTTTATCAGATCCAACTGAAAGGATACATTCCAATTATTGCACATCCAGAAAGAAATTCTGAACTAAGAAGAAACAAACAATTGCTATATGAGTTTGTAAATAAAGGAGCTCTTATCCAAATTACAGCTTCGAGTTTAATTGGAGCAAATGGGAGAAGTTTAAAAATGTACACCAAGAAATTAATCAAACACAATTTAGTGCATTTTATTTCCTCTGATGCACATCATTATGTAAAAAGACCATTTTTGTTAAAAAAAGCATACCAATATGTAGAGAAAAAATTTTCTGAAAGTCATGTGACTTACTTTAGTGAAAATGCAAAACACGTCCTATTTGGTACAGAGTTTCTACCTTTGCCACCAGTCGGTTTCAAAAAAAGCCGTCATTTATGA
- a CDS encoding sugar transferase → MVNIKNMMFQQTNHYLYQRIGKRCLDILGSMLLLIVCTPLLFLFSIILLLFSGRPILFKQARAGINNASFTIWKFRTMDTESEESSSHQYEWLDEVPKDFSFAKPDHLNITTLGKIYRKFSIDEIPQLWNVLKGDMSFIGPRPEMVEITNCYSNEQKKRLLVKPGITGYAQVHGRSQITHGEKVVHDLYYVHHCSFLLDIKIVIRTILIVITGKGAH, encoded by the coding sequence TTGGTAAATATTAAAAACATGATGTTTCAGCAAACTAACCATTACTTGTATCAACGTATTGGAAAAAGATGCCTGGATATCTTAGGGAGCATGTTGTTGCTGATTGTTTGTACTCCACTACTATTTCTTTTTTCTATTATTCTGCTCCTGTTTTCTGGAAGACCTATCTTATTTAAACAAGCAAGAGCTGGTATAAACAATGCTTCTTTTACCATTTGGAAATTTCGAACAATGGATACAGAATCAGAGGAATCAAGCAGTCATCAATATGAATGGCTAGATGAAGTACCAAAGGACTTTTCATTTGCTAAACCGGATCATTTAAACATTACAACCTTAGGAAAAATATATAGGAAGTTCAGCATAGATGAAATTCCTCAATTATGGAATGTACTTAAAGGGGATATGAGTTTTATAGGACCTCGACCTGAAATGGTAGAAATAACAAATTGCTACTCTAACGAACAAAAGAAACGACTTCTCGTCAAGCCAGGAATTACGGGATATGCCCAAGTTCATGGTAGATCTCAAATTACTCATGGAGAAAAAGTAGTGCATGATTTGTATTATGTGCATCATTGTTCATTTTTGCTAGATATAAAGATTGTAATAAGAACTATTCTAATCGTTATTACAGGAAAGGGGGCCCATTGA
- a CDS encoding RNA polymerase sigma factor has translation MYTNVTEYVIEESHETKVEELLKEYHQKIYVYCYNILRNAHDAEDAAQEVFIKAFQSKKLMEISNSSAWLYRIAYNYCLNKIKRKKMIEFIPFAEKGRLQKETDSSGDYSDFELSYILAQLKPKERALIVLRIIEDKDFTEIASILEISIPNARKRFERIKAKIQKIIERRSDNGQ, from the coding sequence ATGTATACAAATGTAACGGAATATGTAATCGAGGAGTCGCATGAGACGAAGGTGGAGGAATTGCTAAAGGAATACCATCAAAAAATCTATGTGTATTGTTATAACATCTTGAGAAATGCGCACGATGCGGAAGACGCTGCACAGGAAGTATTCATTAAAGCATTTCAGAGTAAGAAACTGATGGAAATTAGTAATAGCAGTGCTTGGTTATATAGAATTGCGTACAACTATTGTCTAAATAAGATTAAGAGAAAAAAGATGATTGAATTTATTCCATTTGCTGAAAAGGGAAGATTACAAAAAGAAACTGACAGTAGCGGTGATTATAGTGACTTCGAATTAAGTTACATATTGGCCCAATTGAAACCAAAAGAGAGAGCATTAATCGTTTTAAGAATAATAGAAGATAAAGATTTTACAGAAATAGCGTCTATTTTAGAAATTAGTATTCCTAATGCTAGAAAACGATTTGAACGAATAAAAGCGAAAATCCAAAAAATAATAGAAAGGAGATCAGATAATGGACAATAA
- a CDS encoding ABC transporter permease subunit, with amino-acid sequence MSRIVSVLFKFLLGLLGIMLISCTPTLFTINDAFDFHVYFKTFVGLLKDIANPSKWYLSYFNTSMIERGKVSFLEYFKGPYLYSMSVLISSILLSFITALLLAFLTMLSNRTLKKIVLQITKILESFPDFSYVFLIQMVVVQVYLATGYRILSFYSLGGNLVYVAPIVCLSVIPTLLFFKLFLLIYKEELNQPYVELAKSKGLNKVEILIRHCSSNVLKSAFFQSKSIIWLTLSSLVIIEYLFGMKGILYYLRADFSPTGITFILLSVFTPFFIFYSFVENFVYKGNVERNVIFEKYNLPFLHSQQLNSLFKISNKRISLSTFRIRFKRWDIILPILIVFGLLSISFLYNILFHDQIDQINYIYNEDGKLISKAPHPPSKSVFFGTDSYGYSILQQLLVGVKYTILLTLIIATIRIVVGYIMAIVYVFYMNNKSRKVINAIADGMHFLPLTLLVFILLVPVLINSTGVWNTTLTERLVLQVLIMSIIVLPVTTSSIGNEMNETLKKEYVQNSVIMGGSLTWVIWKHINPQLWTKLVLFWTQHIVQVLQMFVHLGILSIFVGGAAYYEDTPYRLKPDISEISGMIAISRDVFVTKQFWMIIPPLLIFMLLIYCFNLIAEGISKKPKKYKRKNTGL; translated from the coding sequence ATGAGTAGAATTGTAAGCGTTTTATTTAAATTTTTGCTCGGCCTACTAGGGATTATGTTAATTAGCTGCACACCTACGCTATTTACAATAAATGATGCTTTTGATTTTCACGTGTATTTCAAGACTTTTGTTGGGTTATTAAAGGATATAGCAAATCCATCTAAATGGTATTTGAGCTATTTTAATACTTCCATGATTGAGAGAGGAAAAGTATCTTTCCTCGAATATTTTAAAGGTCCTTATCTATACTCTATGTCTGTTTTAATTTCATCTATATTGTTGTCTTTTATTACTGCGCTTCTATTGGCATTTCTAACGATGTTATCGAATAGAACGTTAAAAAAAATTGTTCTACAAATAACCAAAATTCTAGAGTCATTTCCCGATTTTTCATACGTCTTTCTGATTCAAATGGTTGTAGTTCAAGTATATTTAGCAACTGGGTACCGGATTTTATCTTTTTATAGTTTAGGTGGTAATTTGGTATATGTTGCCCCTATTGTATGCTTATCAGTTATTCCGACATTATTGTTTTTCAAACTTTTCCTTTTGATATATAAAGAAGAGTTGAACCAGCCATATGTGGAATTGGCAAAATCTAAAGGTTTGAATAAGGTAGAAATATTAATAAGGCATTGTAGTTCCAACGTCTTGAAAAGTGCATTTTTTCAGTCTAAGTCAATTATTTGGCTCACTTTATCCTCTTTAGTTATAATTGAATATCTATTTGGGATGAAGGGAATTCTTTATTATTTAAGAGCGGACTTTAGCCCCACAGGTATAACATTTATTCTTTTATCGGTGTTTACACCATTTTTTATCTTTTATTCATTCGTAGAGAATTTTGTATATAAAGGAAATGTAGAGAGAAACGTCATTTTTGAGAAATATAATTTGCCGTTTTTACATAGTCAACAACTAAATTCACTATTTAAAATTAGCAATAAAAGAATCAGCTTATCAACATTTAGAATTCGATTTAAGCGCTGGGACATAATCCTCCCAATTTTAATCGTGTTTGGGCTGTTATCTATTAGTTTTTTATACAACATTTTATTTCATGATCAAATCGATCAAATTAATTATATTTATAATGAAGATGGAAAGTTAATAAGCAAAGCACCACATCCCCCATCTAAAAGTGTATTCTTTGGGACAGATTCTTATGGTTATTCTATTTTGCAACAGTTATTAGTCGGTGTGAAATATACTATACTGCTCACATTAATAATTGCAACGATTCGAATAGTTGTTGGATATATAATGGCGATTGTGTATGTATTTTATATGAATAATAAAAGCCGAAAAGTGATAAATGCGATAGCAGATGGCATGCATTTTCTACCATTAACTTTGCTTGTATTTATCTTATTAGTTCCAGTACTTATTAATTCTACAGGGGTTTGGAATACTACATTAACGGAGCGATTAGTGTTACAAGTTCTAATCATGTCAATCATTGTCTTACCCGTCACAACGAGTTCAATTGGAAATGAAATGAATGAAACCTTAAAAAAAGAGTATGTTCAAAACTCTGTAATTATGGGGGGGTCATTAACTTGGGTCATATGGAAGCATATTAACCCACAGTTATGGACAAAGCTAGTTTTATTTTGGACTCAGCATATTGTACAAGTGCTTCAAATGTTTGTTCATTTAGGAATACTTTCGATTTTTGTAGGGGGAGCGGCTTATTACGAAGATACACCTTATCGATTAAAGCCTGATATATCCGAGATTTCTGGGATGATAGCAATTTCGAGAGATGTCTTTGTAACAAAGCAGTTTTGGATGATTATTCCACCTTTATTGATTTTCATGCTCTTAATCTATTGTTTTAATCTGATTGCAGAGGGAATATCGAAAAAACCTAAAAAATATAAAAGGAAAAACACCGGTTTATAA
- a CDS encoding glutaminase, translating to MIDDSSIQKENQNMNNIDDWVAHYRTFSKEGKNASYIPALEKVNSSNLGISIIGPDGTMIKSGDWNVPFTLQSISKVISFIAACMHHGIPYVLDRVDLEPTGDPFNSIIRLEMHKPGKPFNPMINAGAITVSAILPGQTPQEKLESIYLLMEKMVGKRPSLNEEVFVSEWQTANRNRALAYYLKETGYLEIEVEEALEVYLKQCSLEVTTEDIAIIGLILAQDGYHPIRKEQVLPKEVARLAKSLMLTCGVYNASGKFAAYIGIPAKTGVSGGIMSAVPPRVRNEEFPFQEGCGIGIYGPAIDEYGSSVAGVMLLKKIADTWDLSIF from the coding sequence ATGATTGATGATTCGAGTATTCAAAAAGAAAATCAAAATATGAATAATATAGATGACTGGGTGGCGCATTATCGTACCTTTTCTAAGGAAGGTAAAAATGCTTCTTACATCCCAGCTTTAGAGAAGGTCAACTCTTCCAATTTAGGTATCTCCATTATAGGGCCAGATGGTACTATGATAAAGTCTGGTGATTGGAATGTTCCTTTTACTTTACAAAGTATTTCCAAAGTTATCAGTTTTATCGCCGCATGCATGCACCATGGTATTCCTTATGTATTAGATAGAGTGGATTTAGAACCAACTGGTGATCCATTTAACTCCATTATTCGTTTAGAAATGCATAAGCCAGGAAAGCCATTTAACCCGATGATTAATGCGGGAGCAATTACAGTTTCTGCCATTCTTCCAGGACAAACTCCACAAGAAAAATTAGAATCTATCTATTTATTAATGGAGAAAATGGTTGGGAAACGACCTTCATTAAATGAGGAAGTATTTGTCTCAGAATGGCAAACAGCAAATCGAAATAGAGCTTTAGCCTATTATTTAAAAGAAACAGGCTATTTAGAAATAGAGGTTGAGGAAGCTTTAGAAGTATATTTGAAACAATGTTCGCTTGAAGTAACTACGGAAGACATCGCTATAATAGGATTAATCTTGGCACAGGATGGATATCATCCAATCCGAAAGGAACAAGTTCTTCCTAAAGAAGTAGCCAGATTAGCTAAAAGTTTAATGCTGACTTGTGGGGTTTATAATGCTTCTGGTAAATTTGCTGCTTATATTGGAATACCAGCAAAAACGGGAGTATCCGGTGGGATAATGTCAGCCGTTCCTCCACGTGTTAGAAATGAAGAATTTCCTTTCCAAGAAGGATGCGGAATTGGCATTTACGGACCAGCTATTGACGAATATGGAAGCAGTGTAGCGGGTGTTATGTTGTTGAAAAAGATTGCAGATACATGGGATTTAAGTATTTTCTAG